One Halobaculum roseum DNA segment encodes these proteins:
- a CDS encoding argininosuccinate synthase, with the protein MTKRVALAFSGGLDTTVCVPLLEEEYGYDEVVGVTVDVGQPAEEFEEAEETAEALDLEHYVVDAKTEFAELCFDSVRANATYQGYPLGTALARPVIAEAILGVAEEHDCDALAHGCTGKGNDQLRFETVWRASDKEVIAPVRELGLTREWEIEYADEKDLPVEGGNEGAWSIDTNLWSRSVEGDDLEDPTYVPPEDIYDWTTTPGEVDGEELVEIGFEMGYPVTLDGEALDPVALIEDLNEIAGQYGVGRTDMMEDRMLGLKVRENYEHPAATVLLTAHEALEQLVFTKSERDFKQQVDEQWAQQGYKGLVNSPLVNSLEGYLDAGQEKVTGTVTVKLQGGQCRPVARDSEYGVYSESAASFNTETVDGIEQADATGVAKYHGFQERLANRVLKDVKAGEDGETLAADGGSEDDE; encoded by the coding sequence ATGACAAAGCGCGTTGCACTCGCATTCAGCGGCGGACTCGACACGACCGTCTGCGTCCCGCTTCTCGAGGAGGAGTACGGCTACGACGAGGTCGTCGGCGTCACCGTCGACGTGGGCCAGCCCGCGGAGGAGTTCGAGGAGGCCGAGGAGACCGCCGAGGCGCTCGACCTGGAGCACTACGTCGTCGACGCCAAGACGGAGTTCGCGGAGCTGTGTTTCGACTCCGTGCGCGCGAACGCGACGTATCAGGGCTACCCGCTCGGCACCGCGCTCGCGCGCCCCGTGATCGCGGAGGCGATCCTGGGGGTCGCCGAGGAGCACGACTGCGACGCCCTCGCCCACGGGTGTACGGGCAAGGGCAACGACCAACTCCGCTTCGAGACCGTCTGGCGCGCCTCCGACAAGGAGGTCATCGCGCCGGTGCGCGAGCTCGGCCTCACGCGCGAGTGGGAGATCGAGTACGCCGACGAGAAGGACCTGCCCGTCGAGGGCGGCAACGAGGGCGCGTGGTCGATCGACACGAACCTCTGGTCGCGCTCGGTCGAGGGCGACGACCTGGAGGACCCCACCTACGTCCCGCCGGAGGACATCTACGACTGGACGACGACGCCCGGCGAGGTCGACGGCGAGGAGCTCGTCGAGATCGGCTTCGAGATGGGCTACCCCGTCACGCTGGACGGCGAGGCGCTGGACCCGGTCGCGCTCATCGAGGACCTCAACGAGATCGCGGGCCAGTACGGCGTCGGCCGCACCGACATGATGGAGGACCGCATGCTCGGGCTGAAGGTGCGCGAGAACTACGAGCACCCCGCGGCGACCGTCCTCCTCACCGCCCACGAGGCGCTCGAACAGCTCGTGTTCACGAAGAGCGAACGCGACTTCAAACAGCAGGTCGACGAGCAGTGGGCCCAGCAGGGGTACAAGGGCCTCGTGAACTCGCCGCTCGTCAACTCCCTCGAGGGGTACCTCGACGCCGGTCAGGAGAAGGTCACCGGCACGGTCACGGTCAAGCTGCAGGGCGGGCAGTGCCGCCCCGTCGCCCGCGACTCCGAGTACGGCGTCTACTCCGAGTCGGCGGCGTCGTTCAACACGGAGACCGTCGACGGCATCGAGCAGGCCGACGCGACGGGCGTCGCCAAGTACCACGGCTTCCAGGAGCGCCTCGCGAACCGCGTGCTGAAGGACGTGAAGGCCGGCGAGGACGGCGAGACGCTGGCGGCCGACGGTGGAAGCGAGGACGACGAGTAG
- the hemC gene encoding hydroxymethylbilane synthase, which yields MTTGTLRLATRGSDLALRQAAGVRDEISTRRRDVELVEVETRGDRLDEDLITELGRTGAFVRALDEHVLAGEVDAAVHSLKDMPTDMPDDLVVAAVGERAPAGDALVTRDGGDLADLPRGSVVGTSSLRRKAQVLAERPDLEVRPLRGNVDTRIQKLIAPALQAEHERRVEADADHKGDPEAREDDREYERTVEEWFDDLTEFQRGALEHELDHEYDAIVLAEAGLRRSDLFYRDEYEVERLDRADHVPAPGQGAVAVTASDPDVIETIRSAMDHEPTRVATSVERTVLAELGGGCIAPIGVNALVQGEHVSARVRVLSADGDTEVKANRDLPLRSYREAAADFADSLREQGAADLIEAAKRAADTDTAKRAEEGDE from the coding sequence ATGACAACCGGGACGCTGCGGCTCGCAACCCGCGGCTCCGACCTCGCGCTCCGACAGGCGGCCGGCGTCCGAGACGAGATCTCGACGCGCCGCCGCGACGTGGAGCTGGTGGAGGTGGAGACCCGCGGCGACCGACTCGACGAGGACCTCATCACCGAACTCGGCCGCACCGGCGCGTTCGTGCGCGCGCTCGACGAACACGTGCTCGCGGGCGAGGTCGACGCCGCGGTCCACTCGCTGAAGGACATGCCCACCGACATGCCCGACGACCTCGTCGTAGCGGCCGTCGGCGAGCGCGCCCCCGCCGGCGACGCGCTCGTCACCCGCGACGGCGGCGACCTCGCGGACCTCCCGCGCGGCTCGGTCGTCGGCACCTCCTCGCTGCGACGCAAGGCGCAGGTGCTCGCCGAGCGCCCAGACCTGGAGGTCCGTCCCCTCCGCGGCAACGTCGACACGCGGATCCAGAAGCTCATCGCGCCCGCGTTGCAGGCCGAACACGAGCGCCGCGTGGAGGCCGACGCCGACCACAAGGGCGATCCCGAGGCTCGCGAGGACGACCGCGAGTACGAGCGAACAGTCGAGGAGTGGTTCGACGACCTCACCGAGTTTCAACGCGGCGCGTTGGAACACGAGCTCGACCACGAGTACGACGCGATCGTCCTCGCGGAGGCGGGCCTCCGGCGCTCGGACCTGTTCTACCGCGACGAGTACGAGGTCGAGCGACTCGACCGCGCCGACCACGTCCCCGCCCCCGGCCAGGGCGCCGTCGCGGTCACCGCGAGCGACCCCGACGTGATCGAGACGATCCGGTCTGCGATGGACCACGAGCCGACCCGCGTCGCCACCAGCGTCGAGCGTACCGTGCTCGCCGAGTTGGGCGGGGGCTGCATCGCGCCGATCGGCGTCAACGCGCTCGTTCAGGGCGAGCACGTCAGCGCCCGCGTCCGGGTGCTGTCGGCCGACGGCGACACCGAGGTGAAGGCGAACCGTGATCTCCCGCTGCGCTCGTATCGCGAGGCCGCCGCCGACTTCGCCGACTCGCTGCGCGAGCAGGGCGCCGCCGACCTCATCGAGGCCGCGAAGCGCGCTGCCGATACCGATACCGCCAAACGCGCCGAGGAGGGTGACGAGTAG
- the cobA gene encoding uroporphyrinogen-III C-methyltransferase codes for MSDERDATGDRGGDGIDRDGGFVSLVGSGPGDPELLTVKARRLLDEADVVLHDKLPGPEILGSIPDEKREDVGKRAGGERTSQEYTNDRLVELAEAGEHVVRLKGGDPFVFGRGGEEAEHLAAHGVPFEVIPGVTSPIAAPGVAGIPVTHRDHASSVSFVTGHEDPTKDESAVDWDALAATGGTIVVLMGVGKLPLYTGELLDAGMAPGTPVALVERGTWPDMRVATGTLADIVDVRDDAGIEPPAITVIGEVAGARDRVVELLRGRGDAEAAANAGVDSGDERAGDADGAAGAGGEDA; via the coding sequence ATGAGCGACGAGCGCGACGCGACCGGCGACCGCGGCGGCGACGGGATCGACCGCGACGGCGGCTTCGTCTCGCTGGTCGGTTCCGGCCCCGGCGACCCCGAACTGCTCACCGTGAAGGCCCGCAGACTCCTGGACGAGGCCGACGTGGTGCTGCACGACAAGCTGCCGGGCCCCGAGATCCTCGGCTCGATCCCCGATGAGAAACGCGAGGACGTGGGCAAGCGCGCCGGCGGCGAGCGCACCAGCCAGGAGTACACGAACGACCGGCTGGTCGAACTCGCCGAGGCGGGCGAGCACGTCGTGCGCCTGAAGGGCGGCGACCCGTTCGTCTTCGGCCGCGGCGGCGAGGAGGCCGAACACCTCGCCGCCCACGGCGTCCCGTTCGAGGTCATCCCCGGCGTCACCTCGCCCATCGCCGCCCCGGGCGTCGCCGGCATCCCGGTGACCCACCGCGATCACGCCTCCTCCGTCTCGTTCGTCACGGGCCACGAGGACCCGACGAAGGACGAATCGGCCGTGGACTGGGACGCGCTGGCGGCGACCGGCGGCACCATCGTCGTGCTGATGGGCGTCGGGAAGCTCCCGCTGTACACCGGCGAACTGCTCGACGCCGGGATGGCCCCCGGGACGCCCGTCGCGCTCGTCGAGCGCGGCACCTGGCCCGACATGCGCGTCGCCACGGGGACGCTCGCGGACATCGTCGACGTGCGCGACGACGCCGGGATCGAGCCGCCCGCGATCACCGTGATCGGCGAGGTCGCCGGCGCGCGCGATCGGGTGGTCGAGCTCCTGCGCGGCCGCGGCGACGCCGAGGCGGCCGCGAACGCGGGCGTCGACAGTGGCGACGAACGCGCCGGCGACGCGGACGGAGCCGCCGGCGCCGGGGGTGAGGACGCGTGA
- a CDS encoding uroporphyrinogen-III synthase produces the protein MFRPDDERTTEAVETLDALGVDALADPMLAVRPTGAVPEGADWIVFTSKTGVELVDEAGWSPGDAVGDDSDRGGDAGSDGSDGDPLRRGDGPAIACIGPATADAAREAGWPIELIPEEYSSTGIVAAFDALGVEGVRIEVARSDHGSQVLLDGLRDAGATVRETVLYELVRPEGSGESAAAAAAGDLDGACFTSSLTVEHFLDAADDRGVREEALAGLENAVVGCIGHPTRETAESHGVGVDVVPAEATFEALAESVVAELDEFGLDD, from the coding sequence GTGTTCCGCCCCGACGACGAGCGCACGACCGAGGCGGTCGAGACGCTCGACGCGCTCGGCGTCGACGCGCTCGCGGACCCGATGCTGGCGGTCCGACCGACCGGCGCGGTGCCGGAGGGCGCCGACTGGATCGTGTTCACCTCGAAGACGGGCGTCGAACTGGTCGACGAGGCCGGGTGGTCGCCCGGCGACGCCGTCGGCGACGACAGCGATCGCGGCGGCGACGCCGGCAGCGACGGCTCGGACGGTGATCCCCTGCGCCGTGGAGACGGCCCCGCGATCGCGTGCATCGGCCCGGCGACGGCCGACGCCGCACGCGAGGCCGGGTGGCCGATCGAGCTGATCCCCGAGGAGTACTCCTCGACCGGTATCGTCGCGGCGTTCGACGCCCTCGGCGTCGAGGGCGTCCGCATCGAGGTCGCCCGGTCGGACCACGGGAGCCAGGTGCTGCTCGACGGGCTCCGCGACGCCGGCGCGACCGTCCGCGAGACGGTCCTGTACGAACTCGTCCGGCCCGAGGGGAGCGGCGAGTCCGCGGCGGCGGCCGCCGCCGGCGACCTCGACGGGGCGTGTTTCACCTCCTCGCTCACCGTCGAGCACTTCCTCGACGCCGCCGACGATCGCGGCGTCCGCGAGGAGGCGCTTGCGGGCCTGGAGAACGCCGTCGTCGGCTGCATCGGCCACCCGACGCGCGAGACGGCCGAGTCACACGGCGTCGGCGTCGACGTGGTGCCCGCGGAGGCGACGTTCGAGGCGCTCGCCGAATCCGTCGTCGCCGAGTTGGACGAGTTCGGGTTGGACGACTGA
- a CDS encoding ammonium transporter has protein sequence MMWVLVVTFLIFFMHAGFAMLEAGQVRSKNVANQLTKNLLTWSVGVVAFFLVGAGVSALVGGITAGGSYSIAEAFGVLTTSNPADWVSWLFGAVFAMTAATIVSGAVAGRMKLRAYVSYTVLLAAVIYPVVTGLTWGGGLLASLGFADFAGGMIVHGMGGIAGLTAAYVVGPRLGRYNDDGSVNVIPGHSMTFAVLGTLVLAFGWYGFNVGTAASVFAVENGELTLGAFSYVGRVALTTTLGMAAGAIGASALSLFKTGKVDTLYVANGLLAGLVGVTSNTDAITWVGGIVIGLLAGAQLPIVFEFVEKRLKIDDVCAVFPVHGSAGVLGAVLLPFFAVDGFTVGALVSQVVGVVVIAAWTIAATAIVFGVIKALGEIRVTRDHELEGLDSSEHGVDTYPEFGRPDTAADGGFVEDESGIIRADGGEANDGGIKMVTAFIRPDKLSAVKTGLAEIGAPSLTVTNVSGRGSQPAKKGQWRGEEYTVDLHQKVKIECVVADIPAADVAEAISEAAQTGEKGDGKVFVLPVENAYQIRTGEVGREAV, from the coding sequence ATGATGTGGGTGCTGGTGGTCACCTTCCTCATCTTCTTCATGCACGCCGGCTTCGCGATGCTGGAGGCCGGGCAGGTACGGTCGAAGAACGTCGCCAACCAGCTGACGAAGAACCTCCTGACGTGGAGCGTCGGCGTCGTCGCGTTCTTCCTCGTCGGCGCCGGGGTCTCCGCGCTCGTCGGCGGGATCACCGCCGGCGGGAGCTACTCCATCGCCGAGGCGTTCGGCGTACTGACGACCAGCAACCCCGCAGATTGGGTCAGCTGGCTCTTCGGCGCCGTCTTCGCGATGACGGCGGCGACCATCGTCTCCGGCGCCGTCGCCGGCCGCATGAAGCTGCGCGCGTACGTCAGCTACACCGTCCTGCTGGCGGCGGTCATCTACCCCGTCGTCACGGGGCTGACGTGGGGCGGCGGCCTGCTCGCCTCGCTCGGCTTCGCTGACTTCGCGGGCGGAATGATCGTCCACGGCATGGGCGGCATCGCCGGCCTGACGGCGGCGTACGTCGTCGGCCCGCGCCTGGGTCGCTACAACGATGACGGTTCGGTGAACGTCATTCCCGGCCACTCGATGACGTTCGCGGTGCTCGGAACGCTCGTGCTCGCGTTCGGCTGGTACGGGTTCAACGTCGGCACGGCAGCCTCGGTGTTCGCCGTCGAGAACGGCGAACTCACGCTCGGGGCGTTCTCCTACGTGGGTCGCGTCGCGCTGACGACGACGCTCGGCATGGCCGCCGGCGCCATCGGCGCGAGCGCGCTCTCGCTGTTCAAGACCGGAAAGGTCGACACGCTGTACGTCGCGAACGGGCTTCTGGCGGGGCTCGTCGGCGTCACCTCGAACACGGACGCGATCACGTGGGTCGGCGGGATCGTCATCGGTCTGCTCGCGGGCGCCCAGCTGCCCATCGTCTTCGAGTTCGTCGAGAAGCGCCTGAAGATCGACGACGTGTGTGCGGTGTTCCCCGTCCACGGGAGCGCCGGCGTGCTCGGCGCGGTGCTGCTGCCGTTCTTCGCGGTCGACGGCTTCACCGTCGGCGCGCTCGTCTCGCAGGTCGTCGGCGTCGTCGTCATCGCCGCCTGGACCATCGCGGCGACGGCTATCGTCTTCGGCGTCATCAAGGCGCTGGGCGAGATCCGCGTCACCCGCGACCACGAGCTCGAGGGGCTCGACTCCTCCGAGCACGGCGTCGACACGTACCCCGAGTTCGGCCGTCCCGACACGGCCGCCGACGGCGGCTTCGTGGAGGACGAGAGCGGTATCATTCGCGCGGACGGCGGCGAGGCGAACGACGGCGGGATCAAGATGGTGACCGCCTTCATCCGCCCGGACAAGCTCTCGGCGGTCAAGACCGGTCTCGCGGAGATCGGCGCGCCCTCGCTGACGGTGACGAACGTCTCCGGTCGCGGCAGCCAGCCCGCGAAGAAGGGCCAGTGGCGCGGCGAGGAGTACACGGTCGACCTCCACCAGAAGGTGAAGATCGAGTGCGTCGTCGCCGACATCCCGGCCGCGGACGTGGCCGAGGCGATCAGCGAGGCAGCCCAGACCGGAGAGAAGGGCGACGGGAAGGTGTTCGTCCTCCCCGTCGAGAACGCCTACCAGATCCGGACCGGCGAGGTGGGTCGCGAGGCGGTGTAA
- the hemL gene encoding glutamate-1-semialdehyde 2,1-aminomutase translates to MNHDRSRELYDRALSVLAGGVNSSVRATRPYPFVIERGDGAHVIDADGNRYLDYVMGYGPLLYGHDAPEQVQSAIQRHASQGPMYGGPTEIEVDHAEFVARHVPSVEMLRFVNSGTEATVSAVRLARAYTGRDKIVIMQGGYHGAQESTLVEAGDDPYHTHPSSPGIPEEFAEHTIAVPFNDEAAIREVFEERGDEIAAVLTEPILANYGIVMPVDGYHEALRDLCDDHGSLLIFDEVITGFRVGGLGCAQGKLGVTPDLTTFGKIIGGGFPVGAIGGPAEIIEHFTPSGEVFQSGTFSGHPVTMAAGREYLRYAAEHDVYDHVNALGDRLRSGIQDICEDQAPEYTVVGTDSMFKTVFTREAPETFEGHCEGGCRQRESCPRYEICPKTGADTAAAATERWERVFWQEMKERGIWLTANQFESQFVSYAHTDADVEETLEAYKEAL, encoded by the coding sequence ATGAACCACGACCGCTCGCGGGAGCTGTACGACCGCGCGCTCTCGGTGCTCGCCGGCGGGGTGAACTCCTCGGTCCGCGCGACGCGACCGTACCCGTTCGTGATCGAGCGCGGCGACGGCGCCCACGTGATCGACGCCGACGGCAACCGCTACCTCGACTACGTGATGGGCTACGGCCCGCTGCTGTACGGCCACGACGCCCCCGAGCAGGTGCAGTCGGCGATCCAGCGCCACGCCAGCCAGGGGCCGATGTACGGCGGGCCGACCGAGATCGAGGTCGACCACGCGGAGTTCGTCGCCCGGCACGTCCCCAGCGTCGAGATGCTCCGGTTCGTCAACTCCGGCACGGAGGCGACCGTCTCGGCGGTCCGCCTCGCCCGCGCGTACACCGGTCGCGACAAGATCGTGATCATGCAGGGCGGCTACCACGGCGCTCAGGAGTCCACCCTCGTCGAGGCCGGCGACGACCCCTATCACACCCATCCTTCCTCGCCGGGGATCCCCGAGGAGTTCGCCGAGCACACCATCGCCGTCCCGTTCAACGACGAGGCGGCGATCCGGGAGGTCTTCGAGGAGCGGGGCGACGAGATCGCGGCCGTGCTGACCGAGCCGATCCTCGCGAACTACGGCATCGTGATGCCCGTCGACGGCTACCACGAGGCCCTCCGGGATCTCTGTGACGACCACGGCTCGCTGTTGATCTTCGACGAGGTGATCACCGGCTTCCGCGTCGGCGGCCTCGGCTGTGCGCAGGGGAAGCTCGGCGTCACGCCCGACCTCACGACCTTCGGGAAGATCATCGGCGGCGGCTTCCCGGTCGGCGCCATCGGCGGCCCCGCGGAGATAATCGAGCACTTCACCCCGAGCGGTGAGGTGTTCCAGTCGGGCACCTTCTCGGGCCACCCCGTCACGATGGCCGCCGGTCGCGAATACCTCCGCTACGCCGCCGAACACGACGTGTACGACCACGTGAACGCTCTCGGGGATCGCCTCCGTTCCGGGATCCAGGACATCTGCGAGGACCAGGCCCCCGAGTACACCGTCGTCGGCACCGATTCCATGTTCAAGACGGTGTTCACCCGCGAGGCGCCCGAGACGTTCGAGGGACACTGCGAGGGCGGCTGTCGCCAGCGCGAGTCGTGTCCCAGATACGAGATCTGTCCGAAGACCGGCGCCGACACCGCGGCGGCGGCGACCGAGCGCTGGGAGCGCGTGTTCTGGCAGGAGATGAAAGAGCGGGGGATCTGGCTCACCGCCAACCAGTTCGAGTCGCAGTTCGTCTCCTACGCCCACACCGACGCGGACGTCGAGGAGACGCTGGAGGCGTACAAGGAGGCGCTATAG
- a CDS encoding cupin domain-containing protein, which translates to MGYHVIDPDELTAVPDRPCELRRVSEAAGFERMAANWFRAAPGEDVPLAYHYHDDQEELFYVIEGTLHVETPETTYEVPEGSLFAVEPDSPQRAHNPEDADDSVTLIAVGAPAVDDVHPYEPEA; encoded by the coding sequence ATGGGTTACCACGTCATCGATCCGGACGAGCTGACTGCCGTTCCGGACCGTCCGTGCGAGCTTCGTCGCGTGAGCGAGGCGGCGGGGTTCGAGCGGATGGCCGCCAACTGGTTTCGCGCGGCCCCCGGCGAGGACGTCCCGCTCGCGTACCACTACCACGACGACCAGGAGGAGCTGTTCTACGTGATCGAGGGGACGCTCCACGTCGAAACCCCGGAGACGACCTACGAGGTGCCCGAGGGCTCGCTGTTCGCCGTCGAGCCGGACAGCCCCCAGCGCGCGCACAACCCCGAGGACGCCGACGACTCGGTGACGCTGATCGCGGTCGGCGCGCCCGCCGTCGACGACGTCCACCCGTACGAGCCGGAGGCGTAA
- a CDS encoding DUF5828 family protein, with translation MEESISGFKLRGEWGDAVEHGERITRALQDAGASEEYPEAFEAWNEWRPKAHERLGEDVNEKTAEQASVAEGKGEQEGKSPEDDLQTAGEKLSESYERVENGDNDGALDSWKDSIDHVARAADSAGRKAVRKLENTVYQRVMTQIAPYYFDNELVSANIQKSTRGEGGPEFVFEVNVNDDRLKSAVSERLSSYEDEVDRWHVDTPKAVEASEAAEGAEAPVETVEDGNDGESNPTTN, from the coding sequence ATGGAAGAGAGTATCTCCGGCTTCAAGCTGCGCGGGGAATGGGGGGACGCCGTAGAGCACGGCGAACGCATCACCCGCGCGCTTCAGGACGCCGGTGCTTCCGAGGAGTATCCCGAGGCGTTCGAGGCGTGGAACGAGTGGCGACCGAAAGCCCACGAGCGCCTCGGCGAGGACGTGAACGAGAAGACCGCCGAACAGGCGAGCGTCGCCGAGGGGAAAGGCGAGCAGGAGGGCAAGAGTCCCGAGGACGACCTCCAGACCGCAGGCGAGAAGCTCTCGGAGTCGTACGAGCGCGTCGAGAACGGCGACAACGACGGCGCGCTCGACTCGTGGAAGGACTCCATCGACCACGTCGCGCGCGCGGCCGACTCGGCCGGGCGCAAGGCGGTTCGGAAGCTGGAGAACACGGTGTACCAGCGCGTGATGACGCAGATCGCGCCGTACTACTTCGACAACGAGCTCGTCTCGGCGAACATCCAGAAGTCCACCCGCGGCGAGGGCGGGCCGGAGTTCGTCTTCGAGGTGAACGTCAACGACGACCGACTGAAGTCCGCGGTGTCCGAGCGGCTCTCGTCGTACGAGGACGAGGTCGACCGCTGGCACGTCGACACGCCGAAGGCCGTCGAGGCGTCCGAGGCCGCCGAGGGCGCGGAGGCGCCCGTCGAGACAGTCGAGGACGGGAACGACGGGGAGTCCAACCCGACGACGAACTGA
- a CDS encoding VOC family protein: MHVRTIDHVNLRIPADGLADAREFYADALGFELEGVDRFEAGEKPFFDVRLAPEHVIHLWPTDEFDAPGATNYDHVALVVEEDIESVTETLDDAGVAVERELDSPLGSTGEAGAVYVRDPFGYRVELKEPVE; this comes from the coding sequence GTGCACGTCCGCACCATCGATCACGTCAACCTCAGGATCCCGGCCGACGGCCTCGCGGATGCCCGCGAGTTTTACGCCGACGCGCTCGGCTTCGAGTTAGAGGGCGTCGACCGGTTCGAGGCCGGCGAGAAACCGTTCTTCGACGTGCGGCTCGCGCCCGAGCACGTGATCCATCTGTGGCCCACCGACGAGTTCGACGCCCCCGGGGCGACGAACTACGACCACGTCGCGCTCGTCGTCGAGGAGGACATCGAGTCGGTGACGGAAACCCTGGACGACGCGGGGGTGGCGGTCGAACGGGAACTCGACAGTCCGCTGGGTTCGACGGGCGAGGCGGGCGCGGTGTACGTCCGCGACCCGTTCGGCTATCGGGTGGAGTTGAAGGAGCCGGTAGAGTAG
- a CDS encoding helix-turn-helix domain-containing protein produces MSDAPDMEDLIDTNDPSFGHVMACVFGIQEHESRTYLRLLDNPGSTVEELAGVLERDRSNVNRSLTTLLEKGLAERERRLLDPGGYVYQYTATPLPEAKELLHEALDEWAETVHEVIETFDEQRGVDDE; encoded by the coding sequence ATGAGCGACGCGCCGGACATGGAGGACCTCATCGACACGAACGACCCCAGTTTCGGACACGTGATGGCGTGCGTGTTCGGGATCCAGGAGCACGAGAGCCGGACGTACCTCCGTTTGCTCGACAACCCCGGAAGCACCGTCGAGGAGCTCGCTGGCGTGCTGGAGCGCGACCGCTCGAACGTGAACCGCTCGCTCACGACGCTGCTGGAGAAGGGGCTCGCCGAGCGCGAGCGACGCCTGCTCGACCCCGGCGGCTACGTGTACCAGTACACCGCGACGCCGCTGCCGGAGGCGAAGGAGCTGCTCCACGAGGCGCTCGACGAGTGGGCCGAGACCGTCCACGAGGTCATCGAGACGTTCGACGAACAGCGCGGCGTCGACGACGAGTAA
- a CDS encoding DUF7091 family protein, which translates to MGDRLRRVLQQQARKAGREYARSKRAYHEGREWGENHADEFDLPTDDEDRARIVCRRYAEKRRVAVNADGEPACFEAGHPDCDGCAEDVREGRVQTW; encoded by the coding sequence CTGGGCGACAGACTCCGGCGGGTGCTCCAGCAGCAGGCGCGCAAGGCCGGCCGCGAGTACGCGCGCAGCAAGCGTGCCTACCACGAGGGGCGCGAGTGGGGGGAGAACCACGCCGACGAGTTCGACCTCCCGACCGACGACGAGGACCGCGCGCGGATCGTCTGTCGCCGGTACGCCGAGAAGCGTCGGGTCGCTGTGAACGCCGACGGCGAGCCGGCGTGTTTCGAGGCCGGTCACCCGGACTGTGATGGGTGTGCCGAGGACGTGCGGGAGGGGCGTGTACAGACGTGGTGA
- a CDS encoding replication factor A (Replication protein A protects and stabilize the intermediate ssDNA that is generated by the unwinding action of a DNA helicase at the replication fork. In addition, SSBs prevent the formation of secondary structures by single-stranded template DNA.), with translation MADLQTHAEEIHEQFSDHLDLTVEEIEERLASLVNEYSVPVDEARRSVVNSYLDEAGLERDEIGSGGAEQALVGDIDEDEQWVDLRVTVADLWDPNHDSIAQVGLLGDESGTIKFVSFSTSELEELEEGTSYALSNVVTDEYQGNYSVKLNRTTTITELDEEIEVGDDSDEVEGALVDIQSGSGLIKRCPEDDCTRVLQNGRCSEHGQVDGEFDLRIKAVLDDGDAVQEVIFNEEATAELTGIGLEEAKEMAQDALDTTVVGEEMADRIVGRYYRVRGPTLGRYVLADDFEELSGADETVDAESLLIRARSL, from the coding sequence ATGGCAGACCTGCAAACCCACGCGGAAGAGATACACGAGCAGTTTTCAGACCACTTGGACCTCACCGTCGAGGAGATCGAGGAGCGCCTCGCCTCGCTGGTGAACGAGTACAGCGTCCCCGTCGACGAGGCGCGCCGCAGCGTCGTCAACTCCTACCTCGACGAGGCGGGGCTGGAGCGCGACGAGATCGGCTCCGGCGGCGCCGAACAGGCGCTCGTCGGCGACATCGACGAGGACGAGCAGTGGGTCGACCTTCGCGTGACGGTGGCCGACCTGTGGGACCCCAACCACGACTCCATCGCGCAGGTGGGCCTGCTCGGCGACGAGTCGGGCACGATCAAGTTCGTCTCGTTCTCGACGAGCGAACTGGAGGAACTGGAGGAGGGCACGAGCTACGCCCTCTCCAACGTCGTCACCGACGAGTACCAGGGCAACTACTCGGTGAAGCTCAACCGGACGACGACGATCACCGAACTCGACGAGGAGATCGAGGTCGGCGACGACTCCGACGAGGTCGAGGGCGCCCTCGTCGACATCCAGTCCGGTTCCGGCCTCATCAAGCGCTGTCCGGAGGACGACTGTACGCGCGTGCTCCAGAACGGCCGCTGCAGCGAGCACGGCCAGGTCGACGGCGAGTTCGACCTCCGGATCAAGGCCGTCCTCGACGACGGCGACGCCGTCCAGGAGGTCATCTTCAACGAGGAGGCCACCGCCGAGCTGACCGGTATCGGCCTCGAGGAGGCCAAGGAGATGGCTCAGGACGCCCTCGACACGACCGTCGTGGGCGAGGAGATGGCCGACCGCATCGTCGGCCGCTACTACCGCGTTCGCGGTCCCACGCTGGGCCGGTACGTGCTCGCCGACGACTTCGAGGAACTGTCCGGCGCCGACGAGACGGTCGACGCCGAATCGCTGCTGATCCGCGCGAGGTCCCTGTAA